From one Catellatospora sp. IY07-71 genomic stretch:
- the thiS gene encoding sulfur carrier protein ThiS: protein MITVLVNDVPRPADGDGTVAELLAGLAVPRRGVAVAVNGEVVRRADWPAHRLTEGDRVEVLTAAQGG from the coding sequence ATGATCACAGTCCTGGTGAACGACGTCCCCCGTCCCGCCGATGGGGACGGGACGGTGGCCGAGCTGCTGGCCGGCCTGGCCGTGCCGCGCCGTGGCGTCGCCGTCGCGGTCAACGGCGAGGTGGTGCGCCGTGCCGACTGGCCCGCGCACCGGCTGACCGAGGGCGACCGGGTCGAGGTGCTCACCGCGGCGCAGGGCGGCTGA
- the rplQ gene encoding 50S ribosomal protein L17, giving the protein MPTPTKGPRLGGSPAHEQLILANLATSLFKHGRITTTETKAKRLRPLAERLITKAKRDDLQARREVRKTISEKDTFVALFEQIAPRFANRNGGYTRIVKTGPRKGDAAPMAIIELVEELEVAAPAAPAKAAKAQAKKAAQEDKVAVLSGETEADEAADKA; this is encoded by the coding sequence ATGCCCACGCCCACCAAGGGTCCCCGCCTCGGGGGCAGCCCCGCGCACGAGCAGCTGATCCTGGCCAACCTGGCCACGTCGCTGTTCAAGCACGGTCGCATCACCACCACCGAGACCAAGGCCAAGCGGCTGCGCCCGCTGGCCGAGCGGCTCATCACCAAGGCCAAGCGGGACGACCTGCAGGCCCGCCGTGAGGTGCGCAAGACGATCAGCGAGAAGGACACCTTCGTGGCCCTCTTCGAGCAGATCGCCCCGCGCTTCGCGAACCGCAACGGTGGTTACACCCGCATCGTGAAGACCGGACCGCGCAAGGGTGACGCCGCTCCGATGGCGATCATCGAGCTGGTCGAGGAGCTCGAGGTGGCGGCGCCCGCGGCGCCGGCGAAGGCTGCCAAGGCCCAGGCCAAGAAGGCCGCCCAGGAGGACAAGGTCGCCGTCCTGTCGGGCGAGACCGAGGCTGACGAGGCCGCGGACAAGGCCTGA
- the thiO gene encoding glycine oxidase ThiO — protein MAPHPVSVIGGGIIGLSIAWECARRGYDVTVYDPDPGRGASHVAAGMLAPVGESYFGERELTELLLECARRWPAYAAELAGATGHDLGHRTEGTLQVGLTADDLAELRRLWTYQRELGADVLALDGDELREREPLLHPRARGVLVESDHQVDPRRVVAALRELVPVRREAVRSLSGLDGTVVLAAGCASAALAGLPVRPVQGAVLRLRGQAAPRHVIRGYADGRPVYLVPRRDGEVLVGATVEERADGHATAGGVRDLLRAATDLVPELAEHSLVEVSVGHRPGTADNGPIVGRLGPDLLVATGHYRHGVLAAPYTAQAVADLVDGRALPLLWEPFTPQRPTAGGAR, from the coding sequence GTGGCACCGCATCCTGTGTCCGTCATCGGCGGCGGCATCATCGGGCTCAGCATCGCCTGGGAGTGCGCGCGGCGCGGCTACGACGTCACCGTCTACGACCCGGATCCCGGCCGCGGCGCGTCGCACGTCGCCGCGGGCATGCTCGCCCCGGTCGGCGAGTCCTACTTCGGCGAGCGCGAGCTGACAGAGCTGCTGCTGGAGTGCGCGCGGCGCTGGCCCGCGTACGCCGCCGAGCTGGCCGGGGCCACCGGCCACGACCTGGGCCACCGCACCGAGGGCACGCTGCAGGTCGGGCTCACCGCCGACGACCTGGCCGAGCTGCGCCGATTGTGGACCTATCAGCGGGAGCTGGGCGCGGACGTGCTCGCCCTGGACGGCGACGAGCTGCGCGAGCGGGAGCCGCTGCTGCACCCGCGTGCGCGCGGGGTGCTCGTCGAGTCCGACCACCAGGTCGACCCGCGCCGGGTGGTGGCCGCGCTGCGCGAGCTGGTGCCGGTGCGCCGGGAGGCGGTGCGCTCGCTGTCCGGACTGGACGGCACGGTGGTGCTCGCGGCGGGCTGCGCCAGCGCCGCCCTGGCCGGGCTGCCGGTGCGCCCCGTGCAGGGCGCGGTGCTGCGGCTGCGCGGGCAGGCCGCGCCCCGGCACGTCATCCGGGGGTACGCCGACGGCCGCCCCGTCTACCTGGTGCCGCGCCGGGACGGCGAGGTGCTCGTCGGGGCGACCGTCGAGGAGCGGGCAGACGGGCACGCCACCGCCGGGGGCGTACGCGACCTGCTGCGCGCCGCCACCGACCTGGTGCCCGAGCTGGCCGAGCACTCGCTCGTCGAAGTGTCGGTCGGGCACCGGCCCGGCACCGCCGACAACGGCCCGATCGTGGGCCGGCTCGGCCCGGACCTGCTGGTCGCGACCGGGCACTACCGGCACGGCGTGCTGGCCGCGCCGTACACCGCGCAGGCGGTGGCCGATCTCGTCGACGGCCGTGCCCTGCCCCTGCTCTGGGAACCCTTCACGCCGCAACGACCGACCGCCGGAGGTGCCCGATGA
- the rpmJ gene encoding 50S ribosomal protein L36, with amino-acid sequence MKVKPSVKKICNKCRVIRRHGRVMIICDDPRHKQRQG; translated from the coding sequence GTGAAGGTCAAGCCGAGTGTCAAGAAGATCTGCAACAAGTGCCGCGTCATCCGCCGGCACGGCCGGGTCATGATCATTTGTGACGACCCGCGCCACAAGCAGCGTCAGGGCTGA
- a CDS encoding ABC-F family ATP-binding cassette domain-containing protein has protein sequence MGYVDVAGVACTLPDGRVLFSDVSFRVGEGAKVALVGPNGAGKTTLLRMVSGDLPVPTGAIARSGGLGVMRQFIGMLGSSAATGAPGGSETTLAEMAFSLVEPRLQAAGARLVKAEQAMREAEARGRLSSSAQQAQLRYAEALTAYGEAGGYEAEVLFDTVSTLILELPWDECRDRPVRTLSGGQQKRFALELLLRGTDEVLLLDEPDNFLDVPAKRWLEQRLRESKKSVLYVSHDRELLNQTADRVVAVEGGSAWTHVGSFASWHEARVARHDSMEERRRRWDEEHEKLRTLMLMYKQKAAYNDGLASRYQAAQTRLRKFEEAGPPPLPPKDQQIQMRLKGARTGKRAVICEQLELVDLTFPFDLELWYGDRLAVLGANGTGKSHFLRLLAQQAHGGDEEGRSADGAKHAHVRHSGVARLGARVVPGHFSQTHDRPDLAGLELIDILWRGDSHRPSLAREAAYKVLDRYELAKQAEQRFGTLSGGQQARFLVLLLELSGVTLLLLDEPTDNLDLASAEALEQGLKGFEGTVVAVTHDRWFTRTFDRFLLFQSDGEVLETPAPVWDVR, from the coding sequence GTGGGATACGTGGATGTGGCCGGGGTGGCCTGCACCCTGCCGGACGGGCGAGTGCTCTTCTCGGATGTGTCGTTCCGGGTCGGCGAGGGTGCGAAGGTGGCGCTGGTCGGGCCGAACGGCGCGGGCAAGACGACGCTGCTGCGCATGGTCTCCGGCGATCTGCCGGTGCCGACCGGGGCGATCGCCCGCTCCGGCGGCCTGGGCGTGATGCGCCAGTTCATCGGCATGCTCGGCTCGTCCGCGGCGACCGGCGCCCCCGGCGGCAGCGAGACGACCCTGGCCGAGATGGCGTTCTCGCTGGTGGAGCCGCGGCTGCAGGCGGCGGGGGCGCGCCTGGTCAAGGCGGAGCAGGCGATGCGCGAGGCGGAGGCCCGGGGGCGGCTGAGCAGTTCCGCGCAGCAGGCGCAGCTGCGCTACGCCGAGGCGCTGACGGCCTACGGCGAAGCCGGCGGCTACGAGGCCGAGGTGCTGTTCGACACGGTCTCCACGCTCATCCTGGAGCTGCCGTGGGACGAGTGCCGGGACCGCCCGGTGCGCACCCTGTCCGGTGGCCAGCAGAAACGCTTCGCGCTGGAGCTGCTGCTGCGTGGCACCGACGAGGTGCTGCTGCTCGACGAGCCGGACAACTTCCTCGACGTGCCCGCCAAGCGCTGGCTGGAGCAGCGGCTGCGCGAGTCGAAGAAGTCCGTCCTCTACGTCTCGCACGACCGGGAGCTGCTCAACCAGACCGCCGACCGGGTGGTCGCGGTCGAGGGCGGCAGCGCCTGGACGCACGTCGGCTCGTTCGCGTCGTGGCACGAGGCCCGGGTGGCCCGGCACGACAGCATGGAGGAGCGCCGCCGCCGCTGGGACGAGGAGCACGAGAAGCTGCGCACGCTGATGCTGATGTACAAGCAGAAGGCGGCGTACAACGACGGCCTGGCCTCGCGTTATCAGGCCGCGCAGACCCGGCTCCGCAAGTTCGAGGAGGCCGGCCCGCCGCCGCTGCCGCCGAAGGACCAGCAGATCCAGATGCGCCTCAAGGGCGCCCGCACCGGCAAGCGCGCGGTGATCTGCGAGCAGCTGGAGCTGGTCGACCTGACCTTCCCGTTCGACCTGGAGCTGTGGTACGGCGACCGCCTGGCCGTGCTCGGCGCCAACGGCACCGGCAAGTCGCACTTCCTGCGGCTGCTGGCGCAGCAGGCGCACGGCGGCGACGAGGAGGGCCGCTCGGCCGACGGCGCGAAGCACGCCCACGTCCGGCACAGCGGCGTGGCCCGCCTGGGCGCGCGGGTCGTCCCCGGCCACTTCTCCCAGACCCACGACCGCCCCGACCTCGCCGGCCTGGAGCTGATCGACATCCTCTGGCGCGGCGACTCGCACCGCCCGTCGCTGGCCCGTGAAGCCGCGTACAAGGTGCTGGACCGCTACGAACTCGCCAAGCAGGCCGAGCAGCGCTTCGGCACCCTCTCCGGCGGCCAGCAGGCCCGCTTCCTGGTCCTCCTGCTCGAACTCAGCGGCGTCACCCTGCTCCTGCTCGACGAGCCCACCGACAACCTCGACCTCGCCAGCGCCGAAGCCCTTGAGCAAGGCCTGAAGGGTTTCGAGGGCACCGTCGTCGCCGTCACCCACGACCGCTGGTTCACCCGCACCTTCGACCGCTTCCTCCTGTTCCAGTCCGACGGCGAAGTCCTCGAAACCCCCGCCCCCGTCTGGGACGTCCGCTGA
- the truA gene encoding tRNA pseudouridine(38-40) synthase TruA codes for MVRVRLDVGYDGTDFSGWAAQPGRRTVAGVLLAELERVCGPGNPTGLTVAGRTDAGVHAIGQVCHVDLPVERWAALGPTLVRRLAGLLPGDVRVWRAHAVPETFDARFSALWRRYEYRVCDAEPGPDPLRRRDTLHWLRPLDLERMNAAAAGLCGEHDFAAFCKRKEHATTIRHITAMSWRREPDGTLVATVQADAFCQAMVRSLVGAMLSAGDGRREPDWPASLLTRHERSSDVVVAPPHGLNLVAVGYPDEAEFAARADQTRNLRGVPAGLARAAREA; via the coding sequence ATGGTCCGGGTACGCCTAGACGTCGGCTACGACGGCACCGACTTCTCCGGCTGGGCCGCCCAGCCGGGCCGCCGCACCGTGGCCGGTGTGCTGCTGGCCGAGCTGGAGCGGGTGTGCGGGCCCGGCAACCCGACCGGGCTGACCGTGGCCGGGCGCACCGACGCCGGCGTACACGCGATCGGCCAGGTGTGCCACGTGGACCTGCCCGTCGAGCGCTGGGCGGCGCTGGGGCCCACGCTGGTGCGCCGCCTGGCGGGCCTGCTGCCGGGCGACGTACGGGTCTGGCGCGCCCATGCCGTGCCGGAGACCTTCGACGCCCGCTTCTCGGCGCTGTGGCGGCGCTACGAGTACCGCGTGTGCGACGCCGAGCCGGGCCCGGACCCGCTGCGCCGCCGGGACACCCTGCACTGGCTGCGCCCGCTCGACCTGGAGCGGATGAACGCGGCCGCGGCCGGGCTGTGCGGGGAGCACGACTTCGCCGCGTTCTGCAAGCGTAAGGAGCACGCGACCACGATCCGGCACATCACCGCGATGTCCTGGCGGCGGGAGCCGGACGGCACGCTGGTCGCCACCGTGCAGGCGGACGCGTTCTGCCAGGCGATGGTGCGCAGCCTGGTGGGGGCGATGCTGTCGGCCGGGGACGGGCGGCGCGAGCCGGACTGGCCGGCCTCGCTGCTGACCCGCCACGAGCGCTCCAGCGACGTGGTGGTGGCCCCGCCGCACGGCCTGAACCTGGTCGCCGTCGGCTACCCGGACGAGGCGGAGTTCGCGGCCCGTGCCGACCAGACCCGCAACCTGCGCGGCGTACCCGCCGGCCTGGCCCGAGCCGCCCGCGAGGCCTGA
- a CDS encoding class I SAM-dependent methyltransferase produces MDDTVANNPAAGESDRSGENVRVGEHYFTAEPGASARPREVVFSIGGQEYELAAAGGVFSASRLDPGTTVLLKKGDLPAAATTGSLLDLGCGYGPITMVLATRAPGAEVWAVDVNARARELTAENAKRLHVADRVRVADPDGVPDGVEFAQIWSNPPIRVGKEELHALLLRWLPRLAADGVAWLVVGKHKGSDSLQQWLGEQGWQADRHASGSGFRVLKVTRPRPA; encoded by the coding sequence ATGGACGACACAGTCGCCAATAACCCTGCGGCGGGCGAGTCCGACCGTTCGGGGGAGAATGTGCGGGTGGGCGAGCACTATTTCACTGCGGAGCCGGGCGCGTCGGCGCGCCCGCGCGAGGTCGTCTTCAGCATCGGCGGGCAGGAATACGAGCTGGCGGCGGCCGGCGGCGTCTTCTCCGCGTCCCGGCTGGATCCCGGCACGACCGTGCTGCTGAAGAAGGGCGACCTGCCCGCGGCGGCGACCACCGGCAGCCTGCTCGACCTGGGCTGCGGTTACGGCCCGATCACCATGGTGCTGGCCACCCGCGCGCCGGGCGCCGAGGTCTGGGCGGTGGACGTGAACGCGCGCGCCCGCGAGCTGACCGCGGAGAACGCGAAACGGCTGCACGTCGCGGACCGGGTACGGGTGGCCGACCCGGACGGCGTGCCCGACGGTGTCGAGTTCGCGCAGATCTGGTCCAACCCGCCGATCCGGGTCGGCAAGGAGGAGTTGCACGCGCTGCTGCTGAGGTGGCTGCCCCGGCTCGCCGCGGACGGCGTCGCCTGGCTGGTGGTGGGCAAGCACAAGGGCTCGGACTCGCTCCAGCAGTGGCTGGGGGAGCAGGGCTGGCAGGCTGACCGGCACGCCAGCGGTTCCGGCTTCCGGGTGCTGAAAGTGACTCGCCCCCGGCCCGCCTGA
- a CDS encoding DNA-directed RNA polymerase subunit alpha — protein sequence MLISQRPTLTEESINETRSRFTIEPLEPGFGYTLGNSLRRTLLSSIPGAAVTSIKIDGVLHEFTTIPGVKEDVVELVMNVKDLCVSSEHDEPVSMYLRKQGPGDVTAGDIQPPAGVSVHNPDLKLATLNGKGRLDMELTVERGRGYVTAAQNKNAGAEIGRIPVDSIYSPVLKVTYRVEATRVEQRTDFDRLIIDVESKSSISPRTALASAGSTLVELFGLCRELDETAEGIDIGPSPQDAQLAADLALPIEELDLTVRSYNCLKREGINSVGELIGRTEADLLDIRNFGQKSIDEVKMKLAGMGLGLKDSAPNFDPAHVVDSYGDADYDTDDYRETEQL from the coding sequence GTGCTTATCTCTCAGCGGCCGACTCTGACCGAAGAGTCGATCAACGAGACCCGCTCCCGGTTCACCATCGAGCCGCTCGAGCCCGGGTTCGGCTACACCCTCGGCAACTCGCTGCGTCGTACGCTGCTCAGCTCGATCCCGGGCGCGGCCGTCACGAGCATCAAGATCGACGGTGTGCTGCACGAGTTCACCACGATCCCCGGTGTCAAGGAGGACGTGGTCGAGCTGGTCATGAACGTCAAGGACCTGTGCGTCTCGTCGGAGCACGACGAGCCGGTCAGCATGTACCTGCGCAAGCAGGGCCCTGGCGACGTGACCGCCGGTGACATCCAGCCCCCGGCCGGTGTCTCGGTGCACAACCCGGACCTGAAGCTCGCGACCCTGAACGGCAAGGGCCGGCTCGACATGGAGCTGACCGTCGAGCGGGGCCGGGGCTACGTCACCGCGGCGCAGAACAAGAACGCCGGCGCCGAGATCGGCCGGATCCCGGTCGACTCGATCTACTCGCCGGTGCTCAAGGTGACGTACCGCGTCGAGGCGACCCGTGTCGAGCAGCGCACCGACTTCGACCGTCTGATCATCGACGTCGAGTCCAAGTCGTCGATCTCGCCGCGGACCGCGCTGGCGTCGGCCGGTTCCACCCTGGTGGAGCTGTTCGGCCTGTGCCGGGAGCTGGACGAGACCGCCGAGGGCATCGACATCGGCCCGTCGCCGCAGGACGCGCAGCTCGCTGCCGACCTGGCGCTGCCGATCGAGGAGCTGGACCTCACCGTCCGCTCGTACAACTGCCTCAAGCGCGAGGGCATCAACTCCGTCGGTGAGCTCATCGGGCGCACCGAGGCGGACCTGCTCGACATAAGGAATTTCGGGCAGAAGTCCATCGACGAGGTGAAGATGAAGCTCGCCGGGATGGGTCTGGGGCTGAAGGACTCGGCTCCGAACTTCGACCCGGCGCATGTCGTGGACTCCTACGGCGACGCCGACTACGACACTGACGATTACCGCGAGACCGAGCAGCTGTAA
- a CDS encoding glycoside hydrolase family 18 protein: MRLRLALTALLLGGTVIAAVTPAQAAPAPAPEGAAAAAAGYVKVGYFVQWGIYRRNFLVKNLHTSGMAAKLTHINYAFGNVGPDGRCFEANEAGVGDAWADYQKRFKSGEAVDGVGDVVTQPLAGNFHQLRKLKAMYPHLRIHLSLGGWTWSKYLSDAALTPASRQAMVASCIDLYLKGNLPFIGTSPHGGTGSAYGVFDGFDLDWEWPASEGEVGNIVRPEDKQNYTLLAAEFRRQLDAYGTQTGRYYSLTAFLPADPAKINAGIETAALFSYLDFATVQGYDLVGAWDPVTGHQSNLYTTAQSPFSVDLAVDTYLAQGAPASKIVIGIPYYGRGWSGAGSANNGLYQPASGPARGTYEDGVDDYKKVIAKQGTVYYDPVAGAAWKFGGGTFWSYDTPQVIAQKTAYVKANGLGGTMVWSLDGDTTTGELTTAIHNGLS, translated from the coding sequence ATGAGACTCCGCCTCGCGCTCACCGCCCTCCTCCTCGGCGGCACCGTCATCGCCGCCGTCACCCCAGCTCAGGCTGCACCCGCACCGGCTCCGGAGGGCGCCGCTGCGGCGGCCGCCGGATACGTCAAGGTCGGCTACTTCGTACAGTGGGGCATCTACCGCCGCAACTTCCTGGTGAAGAACCTGCACACCTCGGGGATGGCCGCGAAACTGACGCACATCAACTACGCCTTCGGCAACGTCGGCCCCGACGGGCGCTGCTTCGAGGCCAACGAGGCGGGCGTCGGCGACGCCTGGGCCGACTACCAGAAGCGCTTCAAGTCGGGCGAGGCCGTCGACGGCGTCGGCGACGTGGTCACCCAGCCGCTGGCCGGGAACTTCCACCAGCTGCGCAAGCTCAAGGCGATGTACCCGCACCTGCGCATCCACCTGTCGCTGGGCGGCTGGACGTGGTCGAAGTACCTCTCCGACGCGGCGCTCACCCCGGCCTCCCGCCAGGCGATGGTCGCCAGCTGCATCGACCTGTACCTCAAGGGCAACCTGCCCTTCATCGGCACCTCGCCGCACGGCGGCACGGGCAGCGCGTACGGCGTCTTCGACGGCTTCGACCTGGACTGGGAGTGGCCCGCCTCGGAGGGCGAGGTCGGCAACATCGTCCGGCCCGAGGACAAGCAGAACTACACGCTGCTGGCCGCCGAGTTCCGCCGCCAGCTCGACGCGTACGGCACGCAGACCGGCCGGTACTACTCCCTCACCGCGTTCCTGCCCGCCGACCCCGCGAAGATCAACGCGGGCATCGAGACCGCGGCACTGTTCTCCTATCTCGACTTCGCCACCGTGCAGGGGTACGACCTGGTCGGCGCGTGGGACCCGGTGACCGGGCACCAGTCGAACCTCTACACCACCGCGCAGTCGCCGTTCAGCGTCGACCTGGCCGTGGACACGTACCTGGCGCAGGGCGCCCCGGCCAGCAAGATCGTCATCGGCATCCCGTACTACGGCCGCGGCTGGTCCGGCGCGGGCAGCGCGAACAACGGCCTCTACCAGCCCGCCAGCGGCCCGGCGCGCGGCACCTACGAGGACGGCGTCGACGACTACAAGAAGGTGATCGCCAAGCAGGGCACCGTGTACTACGACCCGGTCGCCGGCGCCGCCTGGAAGTTCGGCGGCGGCACGTTCTGGTCGTACGACACCCCGCAGGTGATCGCCCAGAAGACGGCGTACGTCAAGGCCAACGGCCTCGGCGGCACCATGGTCTGGTCCCTCGACGGCGACACCACCACCGGCGAACTCACCACCGCGATCCACAACGGCCTCAGCTGA
- the rpsD gene encoding 30S ribosomal protein S4, whose protein sequence is MARYTGADCRRCRREKVKLFLKGSKCDGPKCPFESRPFPPGQHGRGRTKESEYLLQLREKQKARRIYGVLEKQFRGYYEEANRKSGKTGEVLLQILESRLDNVVYRAGLAKSRDHARQVVKHGHFLVNGKKVDIPSYRVTEHDIVEVRDKSRQLTPFVVAQAEAGSRSVPAWLEVIPSQFKVLVHSLPARQVIDTQVQEQLIVELYSK, encoded by the coding sequence ATGGCTCGTTACACCGGCGCCGACTGCCGCCGTTGCCGTCGCGAGAAGGTCAAGCTGTTCCTCAAGGGCAGCAAGTGCGATGGGCCGAAGTGCCCGTTCGAGTCGCGCCCCTTCCCGCCCGGCCAGCACGGCCGCGGTCGCACCAAGGAGTCCGAGTACCTGCTGCAGCTTCGTGAGAAGCAGAAGGCCCGCCGCATCTACGGCGTGCTGGAGAAGCAGTTCCGCGGCTACTACGAAGAGGCCAACCGCAAGTCCGGCAAGACGGGTGAGGTTCTGCTGCAGATCCTCGAGTCGCGCCTGGACAACGTCGTCTACCGGGCCGGCCTGGCCAAGTCCCGTGACCACGCCCGTCAGGTCGTGAAGCACGGTCACTTCCTGGTGAACGGCAAGAAGGTCGACATCCCGTCGTACCGCGTCACCGAGCACGACATCGTCGAGGTGCGGGACAAGTCCCGCCAGCTGACCCCGTTCGTGGTCGCGCAGGCCGAGGCCGGCTCCCGCTCGGTTCCGGCGTGGCTGGAGGTCATCCCCAGCCAGTTCAAGGTTCTCGTTCACTCGCTTCCGGCCCGCCAGGTGATCGACACCCAGGTCCAGGAGCAGCTGATCGTCGAGCTCTACTCCAAGTAG
- the rpsK gene encoding 30S ribosomal protein S11, producing MPPKARAGAAVKKVRRKERKNVSHGQAHIKSTFNNTIVSITDPTGAVISWASAGQVGFKGSRKSTPFAAQLAAEAAARRAMEHGMRKVDVFVKGPGSGRETAIRSLTAAGLEVGQISDVTPQPHNGCRPPKRRRV from the coding sequence ATGCCACCCAAGGCACGCGCCGGGGCCGCCGTCAAGAAGGTCCGGCGTAAGGAACGCAAGAACGTCTCCCACGGGCAGGCGCACATCAAGAGCACGTTCAACAACACCATCGTGTCCATCACGGACCCGACCGGTGCTGTGATCTCGTGGGCCTCCGCCGGCCAGGTCGGCTTCAAGGGCTCGCGCAAGTCGACCCCGTTCGCCGCGCAGCTGGCCGCCGAGGCCGCCGCTCGCCGGGCGATGGAGCACGGCATGCGCAAGGTCGACGTGTTCGTCAAGGGTCCGGGCTCTGGCCGTGAGACCGCCATCCGTTCGCTGACCGCCGCCGGTCTCGAGGTCGGGCAGATCTCCGACGTCACGCCGCAGCCGCACAACGGATGCCGTCCGCCCAAGCGTCGCCGGGTCTAA
- the thiE gene encoding thiamine phosphate synthase, which translates to MTLGRLHLITDSRPGRDPVALVRAALSVATPDLVIQFRPADEWTDRVAYDLAGQLVALCRPLGVPVLVNDRLHVALAAGAGGGHVGADDLPVSAARRLLGPAAVLGATARLPATALRAVGDGADYLGVGPCYATSTKDGLPVSIGPEGLRAVARQCPDTPIIAIGGVTAARVPELRAAGAHGVAVIGAVSDAADPARAIAELLAAVAA; encoded by the coding sequence ATGACCCTGGGGAGACTCCATCTGATCACCGACAGCAGGCCCGGCCGGGATCCGGTCGCGCTCGTCCGTGCCGCGCTGAGCGTCGCCACGCCGGACCTCGTGATCCAGTTCCGGCCCGCCGACGAGTGGACCGACCGGGTCGCCTACGACCTGGCCGGGCAGCTCGTCGCGCTGTGCCGGCCGCTGGGGGTGCCGGTGCTGGTCAACGATCGCCTGCACGTGGCCCTGGCGGCGGGCGCGGGCGGCGGTCACGTGGGCGCGGACGACCTGCCGGTGTCGGCGGCGCGGCGGCTGCTCGGCCCGGCCGCGGTGCTCGGCGCGACCGCCCGGCTGCCCGCGACCGCGCTGCGCGCGGTGGGCGACGGCGCCGACTACCTCGGCGTCGGCCCCTGCTACGCGACGTCCACGAAGGACGGCCTGCCGGTGTCCATCGGGCCCGAGGGCCTGCGCGCGGTGGCCCGCCAGTGCCCGGACACGCCGATCATCGCGATCGGCGGGGTGACCGCGGCCCGCGTGCCCGAGCTGCGAGCCGCGGGCGCACACGGGGTCGCGGTCATCGGCGCGGTCTCCGACGCCGCCGACCCGGCCCGCGCCATCGCCGAGCTGCTCGCCGCCGTCGCGGCTTGA
- a CDS encoding thiazole synthase — MDDRFDLGGVTFGSRLILGTGGASSLQSLEQALLAGGAELVTVALRRIDPDAPAGLLDVLERCGVRLLPNTAGCYTAADAVRTAHLARDAFETDWIKLEVIGDDRTLLPDAVELLRAAERLVGDGFIVLPYTTDDPVLARRLADLGCAAVMPAGAPIGSGLGVSNPHHIRLIREAVRCPVILDAGIGTASDAALAMELGCDAVLLASAVTRAADPVAMATAMRHAVVAGRLAAQAGRIPLRRHALASTAPEGLASW; from the coding sequence ATGGACGACCGGTTCGACCTCGGCGGGGTCACCTTCGGCTCCCGGCTGATCCTGGGCACCGGCGGCGCGAGCAGCCTCCAGTCGCTGGAGCAGGCGCTACTGGCGGGCGGCGCCGAGCTGGTCACCGTCGCGCTGCGCCGCATCGACCCGGACGCCCCGGCCGGACTGCTGGACGTGCTGGAGCGCTGCGGGGTGCGGCTGCTGCCCAACACCGCCGGCTGCTACACCGCCGCCGACGCGGTGCGCACCGCGCACCTGGCCCGGGACGCCTTCGAGACCGACTGGATCAAGCTGGAGGTCATCGGCGACGACCGTACCCTGCTGCCGGACGCGGTCGAGCTGCTGCGCGCGGCCGAGCGGCTGGTCGGGGACGGGTTCATCGTGCTGCCGTACACCACCGACGACCCGGTGCTGGCGCGGCGGCTGGCCGATCTCGGCTGCGCCGCGGTGATGCCCGCCGGTGCGCCGATCGGCTCGGGCCTGGGCGTGTCCAATCCGCACCACATCCGGCTGATCCGGGAGGCGGTGCGCTGTCCCGTCATCCTCGACGCGGGCATCGGCACCGCCAGCGACGCCGCCCTGGCCATGGAGCTGGGCTGCGACGCGGTGCTGCTGGCCAGCGCGGTGACCCGGGCCGCCGACCCGGTGGCCATGGCCACCGCGATGCGGCACGCGGTGGTCGCGGGACGGCTCGCCGCCCAGGCCGGGCGGATCCCGCTGCGCCGCCACGCGCTCGCCTCCACCGCGCCCGAAGGCCTCGCGTCATGGTGA
- the rpsM gene encoding 30S ribosomal protein S13, with amino-acid sequence MARLVGVDLPREKRLEIALTYIYGIGRTRSVELCTATGLDPNKRAKDLTDEEVVQLRDYIEANFKVEGDLRREVAADIRRKVEIGCYEGIRHRKGLPVRGQRTRTNARTRKGPKRTVAGKKKPGKK; translated from the coding sequence ATGGCACGTCTCGTCGGCGTGGATCTTCCCCGCGAGAAGCGGCTGGAGATCGCGCTTACCTACATCTACGGCATCGGCCGCACCCGGTCGGTTGAGCTGTGCACCGCGACGGGTCTCGACCCGAACAAGCGGGCCAAGGACCTCACCGACGAAGAGGTCGTCCAGCTTCGTGACTACATCGAAGCGAACTTCAAGGTTGAAGGCGACCTGCGCCGCGAGGTCGCCGCTGACATCCGCCGCAAGGTGGAGATCGGTTGCTACGAGGGCATCCGGCACCGCAAGGGCCTGCCCGTCCGTGGGCAGCGCACCCGCACGAACGCTCGTACCCGCAAGGGCCCGAAGCGGACCGTGGCCGGCAAGAAGAAGCCCGGCAAGAAGTAA